Proteins from a single region of Salipiger sp. H15:
- a CDS encoding DMT family transporter: MAIASREDRTALGLGLMALGVLGFTCIDTSAKWLLQHGVPALQVVWCRYAAHLVLVLVAFLPREGASLFRTRHPWKQAFRAAGLFGSTMLNFIALAYLPITVTTTIMFAGPVVVTLLAIPMLGERVGKHRIAAVCVGFLGVLVVMQPWGAEFHPAMLLSLGALCSAAIYFILTRQMAGEESNGTLQVWGGGLPTLLLAPFVLPAWETPATTGTGVMLAVIGVFGAVAHMLATAAHRYADASVLAPMVYLQLMSAAVAGLLVFGTWPTPWTLVGAMIIISAGLYIWHRERRRGVPHSKITPRL; encoded by the coding sequence ATGGCGATCGCCTCGCGCGAAGACAGGACGGCCCTGGGCCTCGGGCTCATGGCCCTCGGCGTTCTCGGGTTCACCTGCATCGACACCTCGGCCAAGTGGCTCCTGCAGCACGGCGTGCCGGCGCTGCAGGTGGTCTGGTGCCGCTACGCCGCGCATCTCGTGCTGGTGCTCGTCGCCTTCCTGCCGCGCGAGGGGGCGTCGCTCTTTCGCACCCGGCACCCGTGGAAACAGGCCTTCCGCGCCGCCGGGCTCTTCGGCAGCACCATGCTGAACTTCATCGCGCTGGCCTACCTGCCGATCACCGTGACCACGACGATCATGTTCGCGGGGCCGGTGGTGGTGACGCTGCTGGCCATCCCCATGCTGGGCGAGCGGGTCGGCAAGCACCGCATCGCCGCGGTCTGCGTCGGCTTTCTCGGCGTGCTGGTGGTGATGCAGCCCTGGGGGGCCGAGTTCCACCCGGCCATGCTGCTCTCGCTCGGCGCGCTCTGCAGCGCGGCGATCTACTTCATCCTGACCCGGCAGATGGCGGGCGAGGAGAGCAACGGCACGCTGCAGGTCTGGGGCGGCGGGCTGCCGACCCTGCTGCTCGCCCCCTTCGTGCTACCGGCCTGGGAGACGCCCGCGACAACCGGCACCGGCGTCATGCTGGCGGTGATCGGCGTCTTCGGCGCGGTGGCGCACATGCTGGCCACGGCGGCGCACCGCTACGCCGATGCCTCGGTGCTGGCGCCCATGGTCTACCTGCAGCTGATGAGCGCCGCGGTGGCGGGCCTGCTGGTCTTCGGCACCTGGCCGACGCCCTGGACGCTGGTCGGGGCGATGATCATCATCAGCGCCGGGCTCTACATCTGGCACCGCGAGCGGCGCCGCGGCGTGCCGCATTCGAAGATCACGCCGCGGCTCTGA
- a CDS encoding multidrug efflux SMR transporter: MPTHLVSYLALAGAILCEVAGSSFLQKSAQFTRLGPTAIMAVFYIASFYLLSVALRTLPLGIAYAVWGGLGTVLVAIVSVVVFRQTLDAMAILGIAMIVGGVVIMNAFSGAAH, from the coding sequence ATGCCAACGCATCTTGTGTCCTATCTCGCCCTCGCAGGCGCCATCCTCTGCGAGGTCGCGGGCTCCAGCTTCCTTCAGAAATCCGCCCAGTTCACCCGGCTCGGGCCAACCGCGATCATGGCGGTCTTCTACATCGCCTCGTTCTACCTTCTCTCCGTCGCGCTCAGGACCCTGCCGCTCGGCATCGCCTACGCGGTCTGGGGCGGGCTGGGAACGGTGCTGGTCGCGATCGTGAGCGTCGTGGTCTTCCGCCAGACCCTCGACGCGATGGCGATCCTCGGGATCGCCATGATCGTCGGAGGCGTGGTGATCATGAACGCGTTCTCGGGCGCAGCCCACTGA